The region ggggtGGGAGAGGCATTTAGACTCAGTTCAGGggattggagcacagatccaattccatagatcaagagcccctcaccagcgtcaaggaacctcccttgaggggatcctCGTACTTAACATAGATACGTAAATCATGGCACCACCTGTCCCAGTACTACCACACTGGTAGAACCATTTGCCACAGTACTGTCACACTGGTAGAACCATCTGTCACAGTACTGTCACACTGGAAGAACCATCTGTCACAGTACTGTCACACTGGAAGAACCATCTGTCACAGTACTGTCATACCACAGCCCACTTAGAAATGTGAGACAACGTTTAGCTCTGTGAATACAAAATCATGACTCTACGCAGAGCGAGATATTGTCCCAGTACAAACTAGTTCAGTAAACTGCGTATCTTTGTCTTTAAACCTGTACTCCGGATCAACGTTTCAACCATCTTTCTAACATGcacagtaataattataatactattaCAGAGCGCTGTATTGACGCTAAGAGCGCCAAACAGGCACTCAGAGGGCCATACAGGCACTCAGAGCGCCATACACGCACTCAGAGCGCCATACAGGCACTCAGAGAGTCATACAGGCACTCAGAGCGCCATACAGGCACTCAGAGAGTCATACAGGCACTCAGAGCGCCATACAGGCACTCAGAGCGCCATACACGCACTCAGAGCGCCATACACGCACTCAGAGAGTCATACAGGCACTCAGAGCGCCATACAGGCACTCAGAGCGCCATACACGCACTCAGAGAGTCATACAGGCACTCAGAGCGCCATACAGGCACTCAGAGCGCCATACAGGCACTCAGAGCGCCATACAGGCACTCAGAGCGCCATACAGGCACTCAGAGCGCCATACAGGCACTCAGAGAGTCATACAGAGCGCCATACAGGCACTCAAAAAGCCATACAGGCACTCAGAGCGCCATACAGGCACTCAGAGAGCCATAGGGGCACTCAGAGCGCCGTAGAGGCACTCAGAGCGCCATACAGGCACTCAGAGCGCCATATAGGCACTCAGAAAGCCATACAGGCACTCAGAGCTCCATACAGGCATTCATAGTGCCATAAAGGCACTCAGAATGCCTGTATGGCACGTACCAgtactcgttgtttccttcctgtcaggtattccctgatccattgcagtactttccctgctattcctgcctgctcctctagcttttcaaccagtctcttgccATACAGGCACTCAGAGCGTCATACAGGCACTCAGAGTGCCATACAGAGTGTCATACTAGGTGAGTgcttactaggtgagtacaggcactCAGAGCGCCATACAAGCACTCGGAGCTTAACAAATTAATTACAAAAGTATCATAAAATCCACAACTAAATcgtaaataaaaaattaaaatatcttATCAGGTGTCGGTTCGtccaggacaacaacaacaataataacaacaacaacaataataataataatagtaataataataataataataataataataataataataataataataataataataattattattattattattattattattattacagtgcaGTCCTAGACCTGTAGCCAAACAGCGCCTAGGAAATGGAGgtcatcaagtttgatccaaggaaaggaagggtagcttcaattccttgggtCAAGAGAACTTCACCCTTCACGCGTTCCTCTTGAAGAGGATAAATTCGCATAAATTTGAACAAAATAAATGTATAACCATGTAttctacatgtataatatacGTAATCACATTTCTGTATGTCATCTTAAGGCAGCTTGAGGCAGGGAAGGTCACTGCTTGTTGAGGTGAGTGCGTCATTTAAGTCGAGAATGGTCTACTTGTGTGATGGAGATTTTTCTTTTTTTCGGGGTGAGGGATGGGAAGCCTTGATTAAGTTaccttataacaataataatagtaataataataataataataataataataataataataataataataataataatgacaattctacaagtacatgtacaaggtatataagcctagctgacatcaatgacatactactataaagaAAGCTCCTtcttatacagagcatttcgggtaaattaggtcaattttgtcccaggatgcgacccacacaagccgactaacacccaggtatgcaTTTTACTGAGAGGTGATCATGGGCAGCAGGtgccttatggaaacacgtcttaatgttttccagccataccaggGGATCGACCCCTGGGCCTCACTGTGTGAGTTAATGCTCTAACAATCAAGCTACGGAATGCCTTGAATGTAAGTGCAGCCCTGATCTTCAGACCTTCGCATGCCTCGGGAAGGCTAACGCCATACTAAAATCTGCCCACTGTATGGGTATTCCATAGATGTAAGCAACCAGAGTTCTCATACATATTGTCTCTTTCAACTATATTTAAATTTGGCTCATTGGCTGAAACCTCACTGCGATTAGTGTAAATAATTAAACAAACGTTCTTGTGATGGGAATATATGTTAAACCAAAGCTGTATTTTTTGTGTATACTTTATTCTTCATCTTTGATTGTTCAGCTGACTGGGCTATACCTAGCTGCGTCTGGTGCTGCTGGATCATTGACAGTACTTGTGCTCCTGATAAATCCTGATAATTTTATAGGTACCAAAACATCACTTCAAATCAGCAATTTTTGGGTACTACAGCCACTTGAAACTCAAAAAGTTGAATATGTAAAGATCGTGAAGCTCTGGGAATGGAGGGTAataaggtttgattcaaggaactggatcaagaacttggatcaagagctctttgcCTGCATCAGGATACCTCCCTTGAAAAGGAACTGAATAAGTATCTTTCAAAAACATACAATGAGGCAAACTCGAATAAGTAGCGAATTAGGCAGCGGTACCaatgtgaaacacacacacacacgcacacacacacacacacacacacacacacacacacacacacacacacacacacacacacacacacacacatcataatgCTAAGAAAAATACTGAACCCTTAATCTTCGAGTTTCCAACACTAGGAACAAGGATCTGAATCAAAGAGGTTTTGACCTTCCAGGGTTTGGATGTCCCTCTGCAACTCGTCCTTCCTCTTCCTTAAATCCTCATTTATATCTTCTACTTTCTTTATTTTACCTTCCGTCTCGCTGATATATAGCTTCAAACGTTCTCCTTCTTCCGTTATCTGGCTTTGATCTTGTTCTAGCCGATGGTTTATCTCCGTTATCCCCTGAGTCTTAACTTGAAGCTCCTCAGTTGCAGCTTCCAGATGTATGCACTCCTGTAGCAGATGCGTTATCTCATTTACGATGTATTCAAAATTTTCCATCAGTGGTCTTCTTGCCTCAGTTAGCTGGCTGTTGTATTGTTCTTGCTGATTCTTCTCCTCTTCGAGTTCTGTGGTCTTGTTCTCTAACTGCGCCTTCATTGCCTCTAAGTGGCGACTTCTTCCTCTCTCCAGTAGTGCCTGATGCGCCTGCAAGCTCACCTCAGCTCTTAGTTCTTTATGCTGCAGGTTCACTTCCTGAAGTGTGGCCCTCACACGGAAGTTCTCAGTTTTTACTTGTTCTACCGTTACATTAGTCTGTGTCTTTTCTTCTTCCAACCGTTTAAACTTGGACTGCACCTCCTGCTTCTCTCTTCTCACCTGACGGGTCTCGTCGTGAAGCCGAAGATGCAGTTTCTTCAGTGTAGTGTTCTCCTCTTGAAGTCGCGTGATCATGAAGTCCCGCAAGATGACGTCTTTCCGCAGCACATCCACAATGTTGCCGCAGCTGCGGTAGCCTGTGGAGATACAAATGAATGCAGAGAGAGGGAGACGAGAGACGGAGAGTGGCTGTAGGAATGACAGAAAACTcatgtaaatgaaaaaaataacgaAGGATTGTATATGTAACAAGaacataataaaaaaaacatgattccattaatgaaaaatactcagtcaagaaaatttaaaaacaaaTTTTCTTAAGTGTTTTTATCAGTTACATCATCAGAGGAATGCAAAATTGCAGCTTCCAAAAGGCAGGAGGTAAAATGTATGTACAGTATCCTATATACGTAGAAGGTGATTTGAGTACAGTGGTGACCTCACGTTAAAACACGATAGTGAAACTGAAGATTGTATTTTTAACCAGAGACGTAATATAATCCTCAGTGAAGAAGGGAGGTTCTAACATGATGGCCCCGGCAGCTCATTTTAACAAATTTGAAAATTCCTCCCTGTTGATCTGTTCCACTGTTGATCTGTTTCCCGTTATAGTTCTGCACACATGTTCTGCAGATTTTGCACACACTGGTGATTCTTGTGTTAACGTCTCTACATCCGTGGCTGAACCATCAGTTTTATTTTCCGTTTCTTCTTGTTAACTAGGATATGAATTTTTTTCTCTGCCTCTCAGCACTTCTGGGTAAGGCACCCCACCATCCccttagataagataagatagagTTTATTTCGttgtaaaggttacaataattacaattttgatttgctaagtacaaagatagccactatcatgcccgggcattttgggcagaataatcctaatacatagtaactaattaaaactagacaagataataAGAATatagtaactatacttaaaactagacacgAAGTAGTGATTAACTGTTTTACAAACTTATTTAAACTTAATACAAATGTGAGGTAGTTAGGTGGAGTAAGGTTCCGTAAAATAATCttgaaattgcacacaaaatctatGTTACAAGTAATGGTtaaggtggtaatattttatgaattagcagaattaaaagcctagaggtcacataataaaactaattaacagatgttttggttgatttggttaatattgagagATAAGATGGTTTTTTAGCAAAGACTCTTTCCTTTCAGTTTCTCTTCCACTTGCATCACATTCAGGAAGTCTATTATATTTGCATAGTTCACTCTTCATAGTCTTGTTTTTTATCCTTCCCTCATCATGTGTTCATTTCTAGTAGATAACTGATGCTCAGAATTAGTAGTCACTTGTGCCCAACGTGGGTTTACAATCTATTTCTTCTATGTTGCGTCTAGAATTCGGTGgtcctcaaccttcctacacCAATGGGCCAGATTTGATGGTCAAATGTGTGATGAGGGCCGCACGGTTTTGTTgacactgtgcagtatggtaccTGCATGAAGGTGAATTTATAATTTCATGTGTATTcatttcctagaagggccacatgcggcccgcGGGCCGCAGGTTGGGGACTCCTGAAACTAGATAATGACCAGTACAGTCTCGCTGATTTACTTTTCTTGTGTTTCCTGTCATATCCTAGAAAGGCTGCCACATGGAGTTCTCCAGCATCATCTCCATCAATTTAGCCCTCTACAAGTTTGGTCTTCCATGCTATTCCAAGTTCTCCGAATGTATTTTCTTGTAGCGAAAGGCTTCCATGATAGGTAGCTTCTTCACTGCGCTGTGGGGCAAGTTATTTCCTCTGTGACCCTGTTTCTCTCCTTGTATTCGTGTTTCAGACTTCCGCTGTAATGTATattgctgtcactactaccactgacctCATGTAAGCTCACCGATTCCATATACAGTGTCAGTTCTCTACCATCTCTGTTGTTTCCTTGTTCCTCAGTACTTGGAttatatttctttcattattgTCTTTCTTGGTGTTGTCTTCGTGAGGGTTTATATCTCGCTCATCCTCTGATGATTGTTCTTAAATTTCATTATAGTTATTTGTGATTCCATCTGCTTTAAGTATCCTAAACAGAGTAAAAATAGTTCTTTCCCTAACCTTGTAAAATGTCATATAGATCAGGGTAGCAGCAGCATTATTTTTTCTGTTTGTATTCTAGTTTATCAGTCCTGGCTTTGTTTGGAAGAACCTCAAAAGCAAATTAACAAAACAAAGTCAGAACCCACTATAGGTATGTATTCCTCATATATGATGTAGACAAAGAAAACAATTACAACGCTATAACATCCTTCGCGTACGACACTAAAAATGTTACGTCTGGTGAGCATCACGGGCACTGCGAACTCTCAAGTCCATGTAAACTGATTCTTCACTTGAGACGTAGAAAACAAACTGATGTTAGGAGACGATAAATTGTTGCTACTCCGCTGTAAAAAAATGAAAGACAAAACTGAAAGAGTGCAAAAAGAGGAGCAAATCACTTTATAAAATGAAAGAGGGACATGGAGGCAACTGTATCAGAAGATAGAAATAATGTAACTATCACCTGTATAAGAAAATTATTGTCTAGATATAAGAAGTTTTAAAACAAGAGATACAAAACCGACGTTGATACTGTTTAAGGTATAATTGTTTCTTAAGTAAGATTTGTCAAAACAACTTTTGATTGCAATTCCTGTCCATTTGTCCACAGCTTCACTCTGAAATAAATTACGCTGCCTCATTTGTGTTTCCAGTTTCCACTTCTGTCCCTTCGTCTCCTATGTCAGCCTTCCCCTGTCTACTGGGTAATTGtctgagtattttatatgttgtggtCGTATTTCCTCTACTCGCAGTTTGTAAATAtaacgctgtataatcctacgggtttagctcttccccttgattataataataataatgtaaatataaGGCTGTACAAAGTGCTTTTATCGTTACGTTCAcgaaggaagcgctaaacctacaggtCAAATAGCGcatggggaatgggaagcaatgaGGTTCGATcctaggaaggagaggagagatccAATTTTTTGAGCCAAGAGTATCAAGGTACCTTCCTCCGAGAGATCTAATTCAACTTGTCTGACCACTCCTGTAGCCTCGCGATGTGAGGTCTACTATCGCCAACATTCTTATCACCAGTGGATAAAGAGACAGATGCAGTATAATATAACTTTATTATAGTACATACGTTTCTCTTTCCACAATGTCGGTTTAAAATACACTTTCTGTCCACTATGAATACCAATGTTGAATCATCTGCAAACACTGACAAGAAAGACTCAATTTCCATATTTAggttttttgtatatgtgaagAACAAGATGGAGAGATATGACGTGGTGTATGACACCATATGGTGTCATACACCACTTGTCATATCTCTCCACTGTAGTGCCCTCCAGTCCAGTTATTTTGTCCAGGTAGTAAATTTGTCTCGTGTGGAGATGCCGAATCCAATACACTCTAGCAGTATGGGAATCCacctgttcttctcttccctgcc is a window of Cherax quadricarinatus isolate ZL_2023a chromosome 17, ASM3850222v1, whole genome shotgun sequence DNA encoding:
- the LOC128686461 gene encoding myosin-6-like isoform X2; its protein translation is MVMWSVLVVLVWVVPWQEVFPTAQSQQEPLTTPSQQIFSTSPPQQELPITLPQQQEQDASLQGNFNYNQTILLQMLDDFKNLTQGAAETRSYINEVTSCCSGHLQYRQHILQEVGKVSAGVETLTQQLTTHLQQQQQQQQPGYRSCGNIVDVLRKDVILRDFMITRLQEENTTLKKLHLRLHDETRQVRREKQEVQSKFKRLEEEKTQTNVTVEQVKTENFRVRATLQEVNLQHKELRAEVSLQAHQALLERGRSRHLEAMKAQLENKTTELEEEKNQQEQYNSQLTEARRPLMENFEYIVNEITHLLQECIHLEAATEELQVKTQGITEINHRLEQDQSQITEEGERLKLYISETEGKIKKVEDINEDLRKRKDELQRDIQTLEGQNLFDSDPCS